From one Halothece sp. PCC 7418 genomic stretch:
- a CDS encoding ABC-F family ATP-binding cassette domain-containing protein: MAIFTLKSVKKDFGIKEILRDATFSINETEKVGLIGTNGSGKSTLLKILAGLEPIDEGEFQVNQNARCIYLPQQPEVDETKTVLEQVLASSGEQIKLIQEYETLSEKLATAPNNNQLLSRFSKITQQMDAMGTWDLDTKAKIILNKLGLGDPHTPVKNLSGGERKRVALTAALLSEPSALLMDEPTNHLDADSVAWLQDYLKNFRGALLLVTHDRYFLDQVTSRIIEIDRADLYTYDGNYSYYLEKKAEIEAAQASHYQKYKSVLRRELAWLKQGPKARSTKQKARIKAIDELQNQEFKEAKGNVDISTPTRRIGKKVIAVENVNKSYQNRQLINDFTYEFNPRDRVGIIGQNGAGKSTLMDIVTGRIPPDSGKVEIGETIHIGYFDQHSENLLQAKNENQRVIEYLKDVAEFVKTADGTLITASQMLERFLFPPNQQYLPLHKLSGGEKRRLFLLKVLMSAPNVLILDEPTNDLDVQTLSILEDYLQEFNGCVITVSHDRYFLDRTVTQIFAFTEGGTIKFYPGNYSTYLDYKEAEEASENTSEKKAAKAEKTKTEVNGKGKKQKTDKPRRLSNWERRELEDLETKIPQLEAEKTELETALYHTPSQKYSELQKLSEQVATLEQQIEEATERWLELAEIES, translated from the coding sequence ATGGCAATTTTTACCCTGAAATCAGTAAAAAAAGACTTTGGAATTAAAGAGATTCTCCGCGATGCAACGTTCAGTATTAATGAAACCGAAAAAGTGGGTTTAATTGGAACCAATGGGTCTGGAAAATCAACACTACTCAAAATTTTAGCGGGACTTGAACCCATTGATGAGGGAGAATTTCAGGTCAATCAAAATGCTCGTTGTATCTATCTTCCCCAACAACCAGAAGTGGATGAAACCAAGACGGTTTTAGAACAAGTTTTAGCCAGTAGTGGCGAACAAATTAAACTAATTCAAGAATACGAAACCCTTTCGGAAAAACTGGCGACCGCTCCCAATAATAATCAACTTCTCTCGCGTTTCTCCAAGATTACGCAACAAATGGATGCGATGGGAACATGGGATTTAGATACGAAAGCCAAGATTATTTTAAATAAGTTAGGATTAGGTGATCCTCATACCCCTGTTAAGAATTTATCAGGAGGCGAACGGAAACGAGTGGCGTTAACAGCAGCGTTACTGTCTGAACCATCCGCACTTTTAATGGACGAACCGACTAACCATTTGGATGCTGATTCTGTGGCATGGTTACAAGATTATTTAAAAAACTTCCGAGGCGCGTTATTGTTAGTTACTCACGATCGCTATTTCTTAGATCAAGTCACAAGTCGGATTATCGAAATCGATCGCGCGGATCTATATACTTATGATGGAAACTATTCCTACTATCTAGAAAAGAAAGCGGAAATTGAAGCAGCACAAGCCAGTCATTACCAAAAATATAAAAGCGTATTACGACGGGAACTGGCTTGGTTAAAACAAGGACCAAAAGCGCGATCAACCAAACAAAAAGCACGGATTAAAGCGATTGATGAACTGCAAAATCAGGAGTTTAAAGAAGCGAAAGGAAATGTGGATATTTCCACTCCCACTCGTCGCATTGGGAAAAAAGTGATTGCAGTGGAGAATGTCAATAAGTCTTATCAAAATCGACAATTGATTAACGATTTTACTTATGAATTTAATCCGCGCGATCGCGTGGGAATTATTGGTCAAAATGGTGCGGGGAAATCAACTTTAATGGATATTGTTACGGGACGGATTCCCCCAGACAGTGGAAAAGTTGAAATCGGTGAAACCATTCACATCGGATACTTTGACCAACATTCAGAAAATCTTCTTCAGGCAAAAAATGAAAATCAACGAGTGATTGAATATCTCAAAGATGTAGCAGAATTTGTAAAAACTGCAGACGGAACATTAATCACTGCTTCGCAAATGTTAGAACGATTTTTGTTTCCGCCCAATCAACAATATCTTCCCCTCCATAAACTTTCTGGCGGTGAAAAACGACGCTTATTCCTCTTAAAAGTGTTAATGAGTGCGCCGAATGTTTTAATTTTAGACGAACCGACCAATGATTTAGATGTGCAGACCTTAAGTATTTTAGAAGATTATCTGCAAGAATTTAATGGTTGTGTGATTACTGTTTCTCACGACCGCTATTTTCTCGACCGAACGGTTACCCAAATTTTTGCTTTTACTGAAGGCGGTACAATTAAGTTTTATCCTGGAAATTACTCGACCTATTTAGATTATAAAGAAGCGGAAGAAGCATCGGAAAATACGTCTGAAAAAAAAGCTGCAAAAGCGGAAAAAACAAAAACTGAAGTCAACGGTAAAGGAAAAAAACAAAAAACAGATAAACCCAGGAGACTTTCTAACTGGGAACGACGAGAGTTAGAAGATTTAGAAACAAAAATTCCCCAACTAGAAGCCGAGAAAACAGAATTAGAAACAGCCCTTTATCATACCCCTTCCCAAAAATATAGTGAATTGCAAAAACTCTCCGAACAAGTCGCAACCTTGGAACAACAGATTGAAGAAGCAACTGAACGCTGGTTAGAGTTAGCCGAAATCGAATCGTGA
- the leuB gene encoding 3-isopropylmalate dehydrogenase, with the protein MTNSYRITLLPGDGIGPEIIAVAVEILKAVGKQCDIEFTFTEALMGGAAIEATGEPLPQATLETCRESDAVLLAAIGGYKWDHLPRHQRPETGLLGLRAGLELFANLRPAKILPQLVDASPLKGEIVEGVDIMVVRELTGGVYFGEPKGIFRTETGQQRGVNTMAYTDAEVDRIAKVAFEIAQKRNRQLCSVDKANVLEVSQLWRDRVSALSSSYPEIELSHLYVDNAAMQLVRAPKQFDTIVTGNLFGDILSDAAAMLTGSIGMLPSASMGEGKPAVFEPVHGSAPDIAGEDKANPLAQVLSAAMMLRYGLDEATAADKIEQAVFQVLDQGYRTGDIMSDGMTFVGCQQMGEALLKALS; encoded by the coding sequence ATGACAAACTCTTACCGTATTACCCTGCTGCCTGGAGACGGCATTGGCCCAGAAATTATTGCCGTCGCCGTGGAGATCCTAAAAGCAGTGGGGAAACAGTGCGACATCGAATTTACCTTTACTGAAGCCCTGATGGGAGGTGCTGCCATCGAGGCAACTGGCGAGCCCTTACCGCAAGCAACGTTAGAAACTTGTCGGGAGAGTGATGCTGTTTTACTCGCAGCCATTGGCGGGTATAAATGGGATCACTTACCTCGTCACCAACGTCCAGAAACGGGATTACTGGGGTTAAGGGCAGGTTTAGAGTTATTTGCCAACTTGCGTCCAGCGAAGATTTTACCGCAACTGGTAGATGCTTCTCCCCTCAAGGGTGAGATTGTGGAGGGTGTCGATATTATGGTGGTGCGAGAATTAACTGGTGGCGTTTATTTTGGCGAACCGAAAGGGATTTTTCGCACGGAGACGGGACAACAGCGTGGGGTTAATACTATGGCTTATACTGACGCTGAAGTGGATCGAATTGCGAAAGTGGCGTTTGAAATTGCCCAGAAACGGAATCGGCAGTTGTGTTCTGTGGACAAAGCGAATGTTTTAGAAGTGTCTCAATTGTGGCGCGATCGCGTGAGTGCTCTTTCTTCGTCTTATCCTGAGATTGAACTGTCCCATCTGTATGTGGATAATGCAGCCATGCAATTGGTTCGCGCCCCGAAACAGTTCGATACGATTGTCACGGGAAATCTATTTGGAGACATTCTCTCTGATGCTGCTGCGATGTTAACGGGAAGTATTGGGATGTTACCGTCAGCAAGTATGGGAGAAGGAAAACCCGCTGTTTTTGAACCAGTTCATGGATCAGCCCCTGATATTGCCGGTGAAGATAAAGCCAATCCCTTAGCGCAAGTGTTAAGTGCAGCGATGATGTTACGGTATGGTTTAGATGAAGCCACGGCTGCGGACAAAATCGAACAAGCGGTGTTTCAAGTCTTAGACCAAGGGTATCGCACGGGAGATATTATGTCAGATGGGATGACCTTTGTTGGTTGTCAGCAGATGGGAGAAGCCTTGTTAAAAGCGTTATCCTAG
- a CDS encoding serine/threonine-protein kinase, producing the protein MAAVVLNNRYRVVRELGQGGFGRTFLAVDTHLPSERSCVIKQLYPIVSKPKQYQWVRERFQREAAILETLSRGNSQIPQLYAYFAEAETFYLVQEYIEGKTLTEKVAHNGVMSEQEVKKILMSLLQVLAYVHDQRIIHRDVKPDNIILRAGDHKPVLIDFGVVKEALETVVDSDRTHSIAIGTPGYMPSEQAAGRPVYSSDLYSLGLTAVFLLSGQPPQNLESDPKTGELLWRKAVPHLHGQLARVIDQAIRFHPRDRFADANSMLSALTTNEAESTRTQKPEHNQETGNATSYPTVAAVSPTGTVSKGNGNNILIGSAIALLLILSAGFVGYGTVQILENLRRSSDQDSVATEPTNPQETSPPESNQPKEEPKKEDKVSPPSPQVETPPLNLDLNSPVVVVPTVPVKETPSPPPSPTPPTPQLTGEDVPIFSTGVKKQEVLKTLGEPTSIRRGYWENTQSVLYKNYIPDQLDLGLIFDRDTEKLRQTEASFSSSVELSMIEAALTQMLQGQITPEIREALVQVYRQQTDLRSFAIADWEGMIQRQQGNQIYIGVWEKELH; encoded by the coding sequence ATGGCTGCTGTTGTTTTAAATAATCGCTATCGTGTGGTTCGAGAATTGGGACAAGGGGGATTTGGTCGTACTTTTCTGGCGGTGGATACCCATCTCCCTTCAGAACGATCTTGTGTGATTAAACAACTCTATCCCATTGTTTCTAAACCAAAACAGTATCAATGGGTGAGAGAACGCTTTCAACGAGAAGCAGCAATTTTAGAAACGTTAAGTCGCGGAAATAGCCAAATTCCCCAACTTTATGCTTATTTTGCTGAAGCCGAAACGTTTTATCTGGTTCAAGAATATATTGAAGGAAAAACGCTGACGGAAAAAGTGGCGCACAACGGCGTGATGTCAGAACAGGAAGTGAAGAAGATTTTAATGAGCTTGCTGCAAGTGTTGGCTTATGTTCATGATCAACGGATAATTCACCGCGATGTGAAACCTGATAATATTATTTTAAGGGCGGGGGATCACAAACCGGTTTTAATTGATTTTGGCGTGGTCAAAGAAGCCCTAGAAACGGTTGTTGACTCGGATCGAACCCATTCGATCGCGATTGGAACTCCTGGCTATATGCCCTCAGAACAAGCTGCAGGACGACCCGTTTATTCCAGCGATTTATACAGTTTAGGATTAACTGCGGTTTTCTTACTCAGTGGTCAACCTCCCCAAAATTTGGAAAGTGATCCCAAGACGGGGGAGTTATTGTGGCGGAAAGCAGTTCCCCATTTACATGGTCAATTAGCCAGAGTGATTGATCAGGCGATTCGTTTTCATCCGCGCGATCGATTTGCTGATGCTAATTCTATGTTATCTGCCCTCACTACTAATGAAGCCGAATCAACTCGAACTCAGAAGCCTGAGCATAATCAGGAAACTGGAAATGCTACCAGTTATCCCACGGTTGCTGCGGTTTCTCCGACGGGGACTGTTAGTAAGGGGAATGGCAATAATATTTTAATTGGCAGCGCGATCGCGCTACTCTTAATTTTGAGTGCGGGCTTTGTTGGCTATGGTACAGTACAGATTTTAGAAAATCTCCGCAGAAGCAGCGATCAAGATTCTGTCGCAACTGAACCCACGAACCCTCAAGAAACTTCTCCCCCAGAGTCCAATCAACCAAAAGAAGAACCCAAAAAAGAGGATAAGGTTTCTCCTCCCTCCCCGCAAGTGGAAACCCCTCCCTTAAATTTAGACCTCAATTCTCCTGTGGTCGTTGTTCCCACTGTTCCTGTGAAAGAAACGCCATCTCCCCCCCCTTCGCCAACTCCCCCAACCCCCCAATTGACTGGGGAAGACGTTCCTATTTTCAGCACTGGGGTTAAAAAACAGGAAGTCCTCAAGACTTTAGGAGAACCGACTTCAATTCGCAGAGGCTACTGGGAAAATACACAATCGGTTCTGTATAAAAATTATATTCCCGACCAACTTGATTTAGGCTTAATTTTTGATCGCGATACCGAGAAACTCCGACAAACCGAGGCTTCTTTTTCTTCCTCCGTGGAATTAAGTATGATTGAAGCTGCCTTGACTCAGATGTTGCAAGGTCAAATCACTCCTGAAATCCGAGAAGCCCTTGTGCAAGTGTATCGTCAGCAAACAGATTTACGCTCGTTCGCGATCGCGGATTGGGAAGGAATGATTCAAAGACAGCAAGGAAACCAAATTTATATTGGCGTTTGGGAAAAAGAATTGCATTAA
- a CDS encoding serine/threonine-protein kinase gives MTEDRNEGRLLANRYRIIELVGKGAMGQVYRAEDTVLGGLTVAIKFVAQAVLNEKRRTRFEQEATICALLGEKSIHIVQVRDYGLDEYDVPFYAMEFLQGKGLNDLIKHRPLSLKRFLRLTRQICLGLQCAHQGIFFKGELCPIIHRDIKPSNILIVQDSTLGEMVKILDFGIAKLIQTGGDQTHSFQGTLAYCSPEQMEGKELDNRSNIYSLGVMMYEMITGEMPILPENNSFGAWYQAHRYYSPEPFRDDLNLPSSLQDLIYQCLAKKREQRPQGMDEVLEAFTSIEEEIEKSKSASDGLTTNSLDYASTYPTQTATGNDEHYYLNAAWPPDKPRQKIVFPRLINSAHGAFPSLWVMLDKEDIEKRLLSTRYNQFLFIMSPHPMVLWITALHNTECGTRWLPCYLDLKTSSGQRTARSLGELGYYRILFFALESADTCQHVLTSTIAGPQRQKLHDWAQSSQTWESHASPQMSKQLLRREFENIKPKIQFKLESLGTDAPSNVSGL, from the coding sequence ATGACTGAAGACCGTAACGAGGGTCGTTTACTCGCGAACCGTTATCGCATAATCGAACTGGTGGGAAAAGGTGCAATGGGTCAAGTCTATCGCGCCGAAGATACTGTCTTGGGAGGCTTGACGGTTGCGATTAAATTCGTTGCCCAAGCGGTGCTCAATGAAAAACGACGCACTCGCTTTGAACAGGAAGCAACCATCTGTGCCTTACTGGGAGAAAAAAGTATTCATATTGTCCAAGTTCGAGATTATGGCTTGGATGAATATGATGTTCCCTTTTATGCGATGGAATTTTTACAAGGAAAAGGGCTCAATGATTTAATTAAGCATCGTCCCCTGTCCTTAAAACGGTTCTTACGATTAACTCGTCAAATTTGTCTCGGACTACAGTGCGCTCACCAAGGGATTTTCTTTAAGGGAGAACTTTGTCCAATTATTCACCGCGATATCAAGCCTAGTAACATCTTAATTGTTCAAGATTCCACCTTGGGAGAAATGGTGAAAATTCTTGATTTTGGGATTGCAAAACTGATTCAAACCGGTGGCGATCAAACCCATTCTTTCCAGGGAACGTTGGCGTATTGTTCCCCAGAACAAATGGAAGGAAAAGAACTCGATAATCGATCTAATATCTATAGTTTGGGCGTGATGATGTATGAAATGATTACTGGGGAAATGCCCATCCTTCCTGAAAATAATTCCTTTGGGGCCTGGTATCAAGCGCATCGCTATTATTCTCCAGAACCGTTTCGAGATGATCTTAACCTTCCCTCCTCCCTACAAGATTTAATTTATCAATGCTTAGCGAAAAAACGAGAACAACGTCCTCAGGGCATGGATGAAGTCTTGGAAGCGTTTACAAGTATTGAAGAAGAGATTGAAAAAAGTAAGTCTGCTAGCGATGGTTTAACAACAAACTCTCTGGATTATGCCAGCACTTATCCGACTCAAACCGCAACGGGAAATGATGAACATTATTACTTAAATGCAGCTTGGCCCCCCGATAAACCCCGACAAAAAATTGTTTTCCCTCGTTTGATTAATTCTGCTCATGGTGCGTTTCCCTCCTTATGGGTGATGTTAGATAAAGAGGATATTGAAAAGCGTTTGTTGAGTACGCGATATAATCAATTTTTATTTATTATGTCCCCTCATCCCATGGTACTTTGGATTACAGCGCTGCATAATACGGAATGTGGGACGCGCTGGCTACCCTGTTATTTAGATTTAAAGACCAGTAGTGGACAACGCACCGCTCGCTCTCTCGGTGAGTTAGGATATTATCGGATCTTATTTTTTGCTCTCGAATCAGCAGATACCTGTCAGCACGTTCTGACTTCTACGATTGCAGGACCGCAACGCCAAAAACTTCATGACTGGGCGCAATCGAGTCAGACTTGGGAATCTCATGCGAGTCCCCAAATGAGTAAACAACTGTTGCGACGAGAATTTGAAAATATTAAGCCTAAGATTCAGTTTAAGTTAGAATCTCTCGGAACTGATGCCCCCAGTAATGTTTCTGGATTATAG
- a CDS encoding alpha/beta fold hydrolase: MMTQSLTKDTTLTPYSWQWRGYNTVYTVQGEGQPLLLIHGFGASIGHWRKNIPVLADAGYQVFAVDLLGFGGSDKPAIDYSVELWQQQLYDFWESQINQPTVFVGNSIGGLLTLMMIRQYPTISAGAVLINSAGGLNHRPEELQFPLNFIMGTFTKLVSTPKIGEFVFNQVRRKSQIRRTLQQVYRDRAAITEELVALLYNPSCDSGAQKVFASVLSAPPGPKPEELLPHRPCPLLVLWGEDDPWTPIAGAKIYQDLSETETDVAFYAIPKAGHCAHDEKPEAVNHLILNWLKQICD; the protein is encoded by the coding sequence CTGATGACTCAATCGCTGACAAAAGACACAACCTTAACGCCGTATTCTTGGCAATGGCGGGGCTATAATACAGTTTATACGGTACAAGGAGAAGGACAGCCCTTACTTTTAATTCACGGTTTTGGCGCATCCATTGGACATTGGCGGAAAAACATTCCCGTTTTAGCAGATGCTGGCTATCAAGTGTTTGCTGTGGACTTACTCGGGTTTGGCGGATCGGATAAGCCTGCTATTGACTATAGTGTTGAGTTGTGGCAACAGCAACTGTATGATTTTTGGGAAAGTCAGATTAATCAGCCGACAGTTTTTGTCGGAAACTCCATTGGGGGGTTATTGACGTTAATGATGATTCGCCAATATCCCACAATTAGTGCGGGTGCGGTTTTGATTAATAGTGCGGGAGGCTTAAACCATCGTCCTGAAGAGTTACAGTTTCCTCTGAATTTTATTATGGGAACATTTACCAAGCTGGTGAGTACCCCCAAAATCGGTGAATTTGTATTTAATCAAGTCCGTCGAAAATCGCAGATTCGCAGAACCCTACAACAAGTGTATCGCGATCGCGCTGCGATTACAGAGGAATTAGTGGCGTTACTCTATAACCCATCTTGTGATTCGGGAGCACAAAAAGTTTTTGCATCCGTCCTCAGCGCCCCCCCAGGACCGAAACCCGAGGAGTTATTACCCCATCGTCCTTGTCCTTTACTAGTGTTATGGGGAGAAGATGATCCCTGGACACCGATTGCAGGCGCGAAAATTTATCAAGATTTAAGTGAGACAGAAACCGATGTTGCATTTTATGCGATTCCAAAAGCAGGACATTGTGCTCATGACGAGAAACCAGAAGCAGTGAATCACTTAATCCTCAATTGGTTAAAACAAATTTGTGATTAA
- a CDS encoding DUF3727 domain-containing protein, which produces MSSSPFSQDQPPSSPEIKVLIDEDARSLYCYVEQSFTSKGVQYYLLMPIDSPVSIIMWDEDEEAEQAILIEDEREIDKLFSKAEASLAEEDLTLKRTSFTLTVAGELPEPEDDDDILTLEIETERGWETEEFQLLATFFHHDQEYGIYTPLVPLLFFAKAQPNGKLELLSLDELKTIQPILEEWMFN; this is translated from the coding sequence ATGTCCTCATCTCCTTTTTCTCAAGATCAACCCCCTTCTTCTCCAGAGATTAAAGTTCTGATTGATGAAGATGCGCGATCGTTATATTGTTATGTTGAACAGTCCTTTACCTCAAAAGGGGTTCAATACTATCTTTTAATGCCCATCGATTCTCCTGTTTCAATTATTATGTGGGATGAGGACGAAGAGGCGGAACAAGCGATCTTAATTGAAGATGAACGAGAAATTGATAAGTTATTCTCGAAAGCAGAAGCGAGTTTAGCCGAAGAAGATTTGACTCTCAAGCGCACCTCCTTTACCCTAACGGTTGCAGGAGAATTACCCGAACCCGAAGATGACGATGACATCTTAACCTTAGAAATTGAAACAGAACGGGGTTGGGAAACAGAAGAATTTCAATTGCTAGCAACCTTCTTTCATCATGATCAAGAATATGGAATTTACACGCCGTTAGTCCCCTTACTATTTTTCGCGAAAGCGCAACCCAATGGGAAATTAGAATTACTCTCTCTCGATGAGTTAAAAACCATTCAGCCGATTTTAGAAGAATGGATGTTTAATTAA
- a CDS encoding precorrin-8X methylmutase, translating to MELTKTEANSLLAIDQEVGKHRFSPAEYEIIRRVIYETGDFDYLSHIHFSDRALSAGAAALAARTAIVVDVPLIQAGITQCAQNSFANPIYSHVPNHRSHKLKVLAQRYPEAIFIIGKEQSAFSTFFQLLEKEEIQPAFAIITAPKLVDVDNIESKLAALTIPHIRVTGKKGSASVAVGIFNGLMHLAWQVYAQRDTIPNDQ from the coding sequence ATGGAACTGACAAAAACTGAGGCGAATAGTTTATTAGCAATTGATCAGGAAGTCGGAAAACATCGCTTTTCCCCTGCTGAATATGAAATTATACGTCGTGTGATTTATGAAACGGGGGATTTTGACTACCTATCTCATATTCATTTTTCCGATCGCGCTCTCAGTGCAGGGGCTGCTGCCCTAGCTGCTCGCACTGCAATTGTTGTTGATGTTCCCTTGATTCAAGCAGGAATTACTCAATGTGCTCAAAATAGTTTTGCTAACCCGATTTATTCTCATGTCCCCAATCATCGCAGTCACAAATTAAAGGTTTTAGCACAACGATATCCTGAGGCTATTTTCATTATTGGGAAGGAACAAAGTGCTTTTTCAACCTTCTTTCAATTATTGGAAAAAGAAGAGATTCAACCCGCTTTTGCCATTATCACTGCCCCGAAATTAGTTGATGTTGATAATATTGAAAGTAAGCTGGCTGCACTGACCATCCCTCATATTCGAGTAACAGGGAAAAAAGGGAGTGCTAGTGTTGCGGTGGGAATCTTTAACGGTTTAATGCACTTAGCATGGCAGGTTTACGCACAACGAGACACGATTCCCAATGATCAGTAA
- a CDS encoding GIY-YIG nuclease family protein gives MTAPTEFTALADLTFIPYLNDQGEIDPKFEKKIGVYSIFDAEKNLQFVAYSRDIYTSLKQHLVRQPQACHWVKLITIDRPRRSTLDEIKNAWIEENGTIPPGNSHQESEWTDPIDAKLTMTDAEQQEYANADELTQTKLLKNIARRVEAEIKETLKARGVTMEMRFNPKLKEQGRLDLK, from the coding sequence ATGACTGCTCCAACTGAATTCACTGCTTTAGCTGACTTAACGTTTATTCCTTACCTTAATGATCAGGGAGAAATTGATCCGAAATTTGAGAAAAAAATTGGGGTTTACAGTATTTTTGATGCGGAAAAAAATCTACAATTTGTTGCCTATTCCCGAGATATTTATACCAGTCTGAAACAACATTTAGTCCGTCAACCCCAAGCCTGTCATTGGGTAAAACTAATAACAATTGATCGTCCCCGTCGCAGCACCCTCGACGAGATTAAAAACGCTTGGATTGAGGAAAATGGAACAATTCCCCCAGGAAATAGTCATCAAGAATCAGAATGGACAGACCCCATTGATGCCAAATTAACGATGACCGATGCGGAACAACAAGAGTATGCTAATGCGGATGAACTCACCCAAACTAAATTGCTAAAAAATATCGCCCGACGGGTAGAAGCTGAAATCAAAGAAACCCTGAAAGCACGGGGGGTGACAATGGAAATGCGGTTCAACCCGAAATTGAAAGAACAAGGACGGTTGGACTTAAAATAG
- a CDS encoding universal stress protein codes for MFKRCLICTDFTDGLDRFASFVPSLSASGLNYIVFLHSVPYWEEGEIPHVDEEKVAAAKRHLEIALENVPEGVEVKVEVPTGKPSDTIPRIVEQEKIEVVLAGTPIRSFLQEKVFGSTSLSLARATSAPLMIFRPNQISVYTKEELDLRCQHLWRSLLIPYNDSEAAQYLVQQIKRYVQEDGTSTLRECILLWVISEAGRMPKETLESRKQEAEKRIQEVRADLETIGLKVTTQVRVGNPTLEILNGVLTEDVSAIAVGSDDRGGLLEWTVQSLANEILRSSWYPVLFFSQARSRTEVL; via the coding sequence ATGTTTAAGCGTTGTCTCATTTGCACCGATTTTACTGATGGCTTAGACCGGTTTGCATCCTTTGTTCCCAGTCTCAGTGCTTCAGGTTTGAATTATATTGTCTTTCTCCACAGTGTTCCTTATTGGGAAGAAGGAGAAATTCCCCACGTTGACGAAGAAAAGGTTGCAGCAGCAAAGAGACATCTGGAGATTGCGCTGGAAAACGTTCCAGAAGGCGTGGAAGTAAAAGTGGAAGTTCCCACGGGAAAACCTAGCGATACAATTCCTCGGATTGTGGAACAAGAAAAGATTGAAGTGGTTTTAGCGGGAACGCCGATTCGCAGTTTTTTACAAGAAAAAGTGTTTGGCAGTACCAGCCTTAGTCTAGCGCGGGCGACTTCTGCACCGTTGATGATTTTTCGCCCCAATCAGATTTCTGTTTATACGAAAGAAGAATTAGATTTGCGCTGTCAACATTTGTGGCGATCGCTGCTGATTCCTTATAATGATAGCGAAGCGGCTCAGTATCTCGTACAGCAAATTAAAAGATATGTCCAAGAAGATGGGACTTCCACCTTAAGGGAATGTATTCTCTTATGGGTCATCAGTGAAGCGGGACGGATGCCAAAAGAAACCCTGGAAAGCCGAAAACAAGAAGCCGAAAAACGGATTCAAGAGGTCAGAGCAGATTTAGAAACGATCGGCTTGAAAGTGACTACGCAAGTACGAGTGGGAAATCCCACTTTAGAAATTTTGAATGGCGTTTTAACCGAAGATGTCAGCGCGATCGCGGTGGGATCTGATGATCGCGGAGGACTGTTAGAGTGGACGGTACAGAGTTTAGCCAATGAAATCCTTCGTAGCAGTTGGTATCCAGTTCTCTTTTTCTCCCAAGCGCGATCGCGCACCGAGGTGCTATAA
- a CDS encoding DNA phosphorothioation-associated protein 4: MAVHRIRIAKEHGNLVQALTTGKESKGAFETYADVIIFAAAYGEKHERYVPISSGISKDPAPISLEIFLSRGYEWVIKLIAIAHSQDPTILSPYDAEAQRQRLLLIEGLANGGLELLEDELRGAVDYSDRLLLILNQERFPISQPPPDFDLTRFL; the protein is encoded by the coding sequence ATGGCAGTTCATCGGATTCGCATTGCCAAGGAGCATGGCAATCTCGTACAAGCCCTAACTACGGGGAAAGAAAGCAAAGGTGCTTTTGAAACTTATGCGGATGTTATTATATTTGCTGCTGCCTATGGAGAGAAACATGAGCGTTATGTTCCCATTAGCAGTGGGATTAGTAAAGATCCCGCACCGATTAGTTTAGAAATCTTTTTGTCTCGGGGATACGAGTGGGTGATAAAATTAATCGCGATCGCGCATAGCCAAGACCCTACCATTCTATCACCCTATGATGCCGAAGCACAAAGGCAACGCCTCTTGTTGATTGAAGGATTAGCCAATGGGGGTTTAGAGTTATTAGAAGATGAACTGCGCGGAGCCGTGGATTATAGTGATCGGTTATTGTTAATTCTCAATCAAGAACGTTTTCCGATTTCCCAACCGCCTCCCGACTTTGATCTCACTCGTTTTCTTTAA